A single genomic interval of Methanomassiliicoccus sp. harbors:
- the rplX gene encoding 50S ribosomal protein L24, which yields MVQSKKARKQRKSFYNAPSHIRRKNISSHLSEELQKEYKLRSLQVITGDTVRVMRGDEEIVGVEGKVAAVITKTGRVTVEGVTIAKADGTQIARPVHASKVMITKLDLSDPKRKEKLARAKEVSQ from the coding sequence ATGGTACAGAGCAAGAAAGCACGGAAGCAGAGGAAGTCCTTCTATAACGCTCCCAGTCACATCCGGAGGAAGAACATCTCCTCCCACCTGAGCGAGGAACTGCAGAAGGAGTACAAGCTCCGCTCGCTGCAGGTCATCACGGGAGACACCGTGAGAGTGATGCGCGGCGACGAGGAGATCGTCGGCGTCGAGGGCAAGGTCGCTGCGGTCATAACCAAGACCGGAAGGGTTACCGTCGAGGGCGTCACCATCGCCAAGGCCGACGGCACCCAGATCGCTAGGCCGGTCCACGCGTCCAAGGTCATGATCACCAAGCTCGACCTCTCCGACCCCAAGCGGAAGGAGAAGCTGGCCAGGGCCAAGGAGGTTTCACAATGA
- a CDS encoding 30S ribosomal protein S4e, with amino-acid sequence MSNEMKRLTSPRSWPVKRKTAHWITKPSPGAHAIEGSIPVVVVLRDMLQVCKTAAEVRAVIFEKGILVDGKVVANPKQGIGLMDVVSLPKAGTAYRMVMDRRGKLQLAKIPQEKASWKLCRIENKTIVSGGKVQLNLHDGRNILVEKDSYKTGDVLKIEIPSQKVLDHYSLDKGSLTLITSGSHVGETAVVDEYLITRLTSENLVKFKDGTSTVKSNVFVIGVKAPEIELPEEAAI; translated from the coding sequence ATGAGCAACGAGATGAAGAGATTGACATCGCCCCGCAGCTGGCCGGTGAAGAGGAAGACCGCCCACTGGATCACAAAGCCCTCCCCTGGCGCTCACGCCATCGAGGGAAGCATCCCCGTGGTCGTCGTCCTCCGGGACATGCTGCAGGTGTGCAAGACCGCCGCCGAGGTCCGGGCGGTCATATTCGAGAAGGGCATCTTGGTCGACGGAAAGGTCGTCGCCAATCCCAAGCAGGGCATCGGCCTGATGGACGTTGTGTCCCTCCCCAAGGCCGGGACCGCCTACCGCATGGTCATGGACCGGCGGGGCAAGCTGCAACTAGCCAAGATCCCCCAGGAGAAGGCGTCCTGGAAGCTGTGCCGCATCGAGAACAAGACCATCGTCAGCGGCGGCAAGGTCCAGCTCAACCTCCACGACGGAAGGAACATCCTGGTGGAGAAGGACAGCTACAAGACCGGGGACGTCCTCAAGATCGAGATCCCCAGCCAGAAGGTCCTGGACCATTACTCTCTGGATAAGGGCAGCCTGACCCTGATCACCTCCGGTTCCCACGTCGGCGAGACCGCGGTGGTCGATGAGTACCTCATCACCAGGCTCACCTCAGAGAACCTCGTCAAATTCAAGGACGGCACGTCCACCGTCAAGAGCAACGTGTTCGTGATCGGTGTCAAGGCACCTGAGATCGAGCTGCCCGAGGAGGCCGCGATATGA
- a CDS encoding 50S ribosomal protein L18, with protein sequence MAEGPRYRVNFRRRREGRTDYRQRQRLLRGRVPRAVVRISLRNANVQFISYDEKGDKVLAAATSKELAKLGWTGATGNLPAAYLTGYLAGKRASQNGVEEAVLDIGLKGPARGSAIFAALKGMLDAGIEIPHGEEVLPADERINGAHIDENMGKMVEEVKSRMEAK encoded by the coding sequence ATGGCAGAAGGACCGAGATACAGGGTGAACTTCCGCAGGCGCAGGGAAGGAAGGACCGATTACAGGCAGAGGCAGAGGCTGCTGAGGGGACGCGTGCCCCGGGCGGTCGTACGCATCTCGCTGAGGAATGCGAACGTACAGTTCATAAGCTACGACGAGAAGGGGGACAAGGTCCTCGCCGCCGCCACCTCCAAGGAGCTGGCTAAGCTCGGCTGGACCGGCGCGACCGGGAACCTTCCCGCCGCCTATCTCACTGGCTATCTGGCCGGCAAGAGGGCGTCCCAGAACGGCGTAGAAGAGGCTGTGCTGGACATCGGCCTGAAGGGACCGGCAAGAGGCTCCGCCATCTTCGCCGCCCTGAAGGGCATGCTCGATGCCGGGATCGAGATCCCCCACGGCGAGGAGGTTCTCCCCGCCGATGAGAGGATCAACGGCGCCCACATCGACGAGAACATGGGAAAGATGGTCGAAGAGGTCAAGAGCCGGATGGAGGCGAAGTAA
- a CDS encoding ribonuclease P protein subunit: MNVNKRDFMRSELIGLEVEVLPNPGCGNVRGVVVDETKRTFVVRKGEREVTVPKSSNEFLFTYQGDKVQIHGSEIQHRPEDRIKKIR, translated from the coding sequence ATGAACGTGAACAAGAGGGATTTCATGAGGTCAGAACTGATCGGCTTGGAAGTGGAGGTCTTGCCCAATCCCGGCTGCGGGAATGTCCGCGGCGTAGTGGTGGATGAGACCAAACGGACCTTCGTCGTCCGCAAGGGCGAACGCGAGGTCACTGTCCCCAAGTCGAGCAATGAGTTCCTGTTCACATACCAGGGAGATAAGGTCCAGATTCACGGTTCGGAGATCCAGCACCGACCTGAGGATCGTATCAAGAAGATTAGGTGA
- a CDS encoding 50S ribosomal protein L32e, translating to MSKEKKADINELADLPHYKEEFGSQLEDMGITNVPDLKDALRNAEKSKKIMDELVGVGPKTIKTWRELLDVKVEKKSRKAIVPATESKPAAKDVEIVDKPPAEVVEKGAYVAKKKPVLDDETKKLLALRYEMSHDRIAFLRQEWFRFPRLGEKWRKPRGMHSKMRRHIQYRPNVVSIGYRGPAKVRGLHPSGFEEVMVWNPDQLEKVDPKVQAVRVGGSVGFKKRQAIEQKADELGIRVLNRTG from the coding sequence ATGAGCAAGGAGAAGAAGGCAGATATCAACGAGCTGGCGGACCTCCCTCATTACAAGGAGGAGTTCGGCTCCCAGCTCGAGGACATGGGCATCACGAACGTTCCTGACCTTAAGGACGCCCTCCGCAACGCGGAGAAGAGCAAGAAGATCATGGACGAGCTCGTGGGGGTAGGCCCCAAGACTATCAAGACCTGGAGAGAGCTCCTCGATGTTAAGGTCGAGAAGAAGTCCAGGAAGGCCATCGTGCCCGCGACCGAGTCCAAGCCCGCTGCGAAGGACGTGGAGATAGTGGATAAGCCGCCGGCCGAGGTCGTCGAGAAGGGCGCCTACGTCGCCAAGAAGAAGCCGGTCCTCGATGATGAGACCAAGAAGCTCCTTGCCCTCCGCTACGAGATGAGCCACGACCGCATCGCCTTCCTCAGGCAGGAGTGGTTCCGCTTCCCCCGTCTGGGAGAGAAGTGGAGGAAGCCCCGCGGCATGCACAGCAAGATGCGCCGCCACATACAGTACCGGCCGAACGTCGTGAGCATAGGCTACCGCGGACCGGCCAAGGTGCGCGGCCTGCACCCCTCCGGATTCGAGGAGGTCATGGTGTGGAACCCCGATCAGCTGGAAAAGGTGGACCCCAAGGTCCAGGCGGTCAGGGTCGGCGGCAGCGTAGGATTCAAGAAGAGGCAGGCCATCGAGCAGAAGGCCGATGAGCTGGGCATTCGTGTCCTGAACAGGACGGGATGA
- a CDS encoding 50S ribosomal protein L5: MSDLMRQPRIEKVVVNIGVGEAGERLNKAQKVLNMVTKQKPVITFAKVTNRDLGVRYGMPIGCKVTMRGEKAQDFIKKALTIRENRVAVYSFDKEGNLSFGIPDYTDFEGMKYDPEIGIFGMDVNVVFMRPGYRVAKRRIMARKIPKEHRMTRDEAISFMKEQFKVEVVE, translated from the coding sequence ATGAGCGATCTCATGAGGCAGCCTCGGATCGAGAAGGTCGTCGTGAACATCGGGGTCGGCGAGGCCGGCGAGCGGCTGAACAAGGCCCAGAAGGTCCTGAACATGGTCACCAAGCAAAAGCCCGTGATCACCTTCGCCAAGGTCACCAACCGTGACCTCGGGGTGAGGTACGGCATGCCCATCGGGTGCAAGGTTACCATGAGGGGAGAGAAGGCCCAGGACTTCATCAAGAAGGCCCTCACCATCCGGGAGAACCGGGTGGCGGTCTACTCCTTCGACAAGGAGGGCAACCTGTCGTTCGGGATCCCCGATTACACCGACTTCGAGGGTATGAAATATGATCCCGAGATCGGCATCTTCGGCATGGATGTCAACGTGGTCTTCATGAGGCCGGGTTACCGGGTGGCTAAGAGGCGCATCATGGCCCGGAAGATCCCCAAGGAGCACCGCATGACCCGGGATGAGGCTATCAGCTTCATGAAGGAACAGTTCAAAGTCGAGGTGGTCGAGTGA
- a CDS encoding 50S ribosomal protein L19e yields MDLKNQRRMAAEILDCGENRVWIDPNRAEDLADAITRADIRTAIESGTIKALPKAGISKGRTRYNAAQRKKGRQRGPGSRKGRAGARTPTKRDWIQTIRPIRAELRDLRDSGKISKSVYREFYMKAKGGVFKSRAHLLTHLKTEGHLQEAK; encoded by the coding sequence ATGGATCTGAAGAATCAGAGGCGTATGGCGGCCGAGATCCTGGACTGCGGTGAGAACCGCGTGTGGATCGATCCCAACCGGGCCGAGGACCTTGCCGACGCCATCACCAGGGCGGACATCCGCACCGCCATCGAGTCCGGCACCATCAAGGCGCTGCCCAAGGCCGGCATCTCGAAGGGACGGACCAGGTACAACGCCGCCCAGCGCAAGAAGGGCCGCCAGCGCGGCCCCGGAAGCAGGAAGGGCAGGGCCGGAGCCAGAACCCCTACCAAGAGGGACTGGATCCAGACCATCAGGCCCATCCGCGCCGAGCTGCGGGACCTCAGGGACAGCGGCAAGATCTCCAAGAGCGTCTACCGCGAGTTCTACATGAAGGCCAAGGGAGGGGTGTTCAAGAGCCGGGCTCACCTGCTCACTCACCTCAAGACCGAGGGCCACCTGCAGGAGGCTAAGTAA
- a CDS encoding 50S ribosomal protein L14 — MKGVAGKQSRGVQTGTVLNVIDNTGAKTIAIVTVPGYHGTNRRYPKAGVGDIVIASVKKGSPEMRRQVVYAIIVRQRRPFRRADGVMVSFEDNAAVITTEEGETKGTDIKGPVAREAAERWPRIAATASTII, encoded by the coding sequence ATGAAGGGAGTTGCAGGTAAACAGTCGCGCGGCGTCCAGACCGGCACCGTGCTCAACGTTATCGACAACACGGGCGCCAAGACGATCGCGATCGTCACCGTCCCGGGCTACCATGGCACCAACCGCCGGTACCCCAAGGCCGGTGTCGGAGACATAGTCATCGCCTCCGTCAAGAAGGGAAGCCCTGAGATGAGGAGGCAGGTAGTGTACGCCATCATCGTCCGTCAGCGCCGGCCGTTCCGCCGGGCCGATGGAGTCATGGTCTCCTTCGAAGACAACGCCGCGGTCATCACCACCGAAGAGGGTGAGACCAAGGGAACGGATATCAAGGGACCTGTGGCGAGGGAAGCGGCGGAGAGGTGGCCCCGCATAGCGGCGACCGCCTCGACGATCATCTGA
- a CDS encoding 30S ribosomal protein S17 produces MANEVKDIGIDVRAPESTCTDKHCPFHGELSVKGQTIEGVVISTKMDKTAVVERNYLKYQEKYERYEKRTSHYSVHNPPCLGVKAGDQVKIMECRPLSKTVSFVIIEKR; encoded by the coding sequence ATGGCTAACGAAGTCAAGGATATAGGAATCGATGTCAGGGCGCCTGAGTCCACATGCACCGACAAGCACTGCCCCTTCCATGGGGAGCTGTCGGTCAAGGGCCAGACCATCGAAGGGGTTGTCATTTCCACAAAGATGGACAAGACCGCGGTGGTTGAGCGCAACTATCTGAAGTACCAAGAGAAGTACGAGCGTTACGAGAAGAGAACGAGCCACTACTCAGTGCACAACCCCCCCTGCTTGGGGGTCAAGGCCGGCGACCAGGTCAAGATCATGGAGTGCCGCCCGCTGAGCAAGACCGTGTCCTTCGTGATCATCGAGAAGAGGTGA
- a CDS encoding 30S ribosomal protein S8: MQSDPLNDAMSTIKNAASVGKSECTIRPSSKLIGRVLKVMQEYGYINQFEFVEDGKAGVFKVRIQGKINDCGVIKPRYSVQKNDLERFESRYLPAQDFGVLIMTTTAGVVSHARAKELGVGGKLLAYVY; encoded by the coding sequence ATGCAGAGCGACCCACTTAACGACGCCATGTCGACCATCAAGAACGCGGCCTCGGTCGGTAAGAGCGAGTGCACCATCCGCCCCTCCTCGAAGCTCATCGGACGGGTACTGAAGGTCATGCAAGAGTATGGCTACATCAACCAGTTCGAGTTTGTCGAGGACGGAAAGGCCGGCGTGTTCAAGGTAAGGATACAGGGAAAGATAAACGACTGCGGCGTGATAAAGCCGAGATATTCGGTTCAGAAGAACGATCTGGAGAGGTTTGAGTCCAGATACCTACCCGCTCAGGACTTTGGAGTGCTCATAATGACGACCACCGCGGGCGTCGTGAGCCATGCCAGGGCCAAGGAGCTTGGTGTGGGTGGAAAGCTTCTGGCCTACGTGTACTGA
- the yciH gene encoding stress response translation initiation inhibitor YciH: MAEICPVCGLPKELCMCEEIAREQQTVRISTDSRRYGKIVTVVEGIDENDIDMDDLAKKLKSKCAAGGTAKEGRIELQGDHKKKVKEVLEQMGFKTDVR, translated from the coding sequence ATGGCCGAAATCTGCCCGGTATGTGGGCTGCCCAAGGAACTGTGCATGTGCGAAGAGATCGCGCGTGAACAGCAAACCGTACGGATCAGCACTGACAGCAGGCGCTATGGTAAGATCGTAACCGTGGTCGAAGGGATCGACGAGAACGACATCGACATGGACGACCTGGCTAAGAAGCTGAAGAGCAAGTGCGCTGCTGGCGGTACGGCCAAAGAAGGCCGCATTGAGCTGCAGGGTGACCACAAGAAGAAGGTCAAAGAGGTCCTCGAACAGATGGGCTTCAAGACGGATGTCAGATGA
- a CDS encoding 30S ribosomal protein S14, with product MKTKKEYGRKKGCLRCGRKRGIVRRYGMHVCRQCFREIAPEIGFKKYS from the coding sequence GTGAAGACTAAGAAGGAATATGGAAGGAAGAAGGGGTGCCTGCGCTGTGGAAGAAAGCGGGGCATCGTACGCCGCTACGGTATGCACGTCTGCCGGCAGTGCTTCCGCGAGATAGCCCCGGAGATCGGGTTCAAGAAGTATAGCTGA
- a CDS encoding 50S ribosomal protein L6 codes for MTLSGILEERVAIPKGVTVAVNGSIVEVKGPKGKLSRDFYNPKTKVRLDGDHLVVSCQMPRVKDKAMIGTFASHLNNMIEGVTVGFEYHMKIVFSHFPMKTAVKGDKFIIDNFLGERSPRQAKILGDTKIVVKGNDVVLTGTDVEAVGQTAANIEYATKIWGYDPRVFQDGIYITEKAKKVSS; via the coding sequence ATGACACTTAGCGGAATACTGGAAGAGAGGGTGGCCATCCCCAAGGGGGTCACCGTCGCCGTGAATGGTTCCATCGTAGAGGTCAAGGGCCCCAAGGGAAAGTTGAGCCGGGACTTCTACAACCCCAAGACCAAGGTCAGGTTGGACGGAGACCATCTGGTCGTCAGCTGCCAGATGCCCAGGGTGAAGGACAAGGCCATGATCGGCACCTTCGCCTCGCATCTCAACAACATGATCGAGGGAGTGACCGTGGGATTCGAGTACCACATGAAGATCGTGTTCTCCCACTTCCCGATGAAGACGGCGGTGAAGGGTGACAAGTTCATCATCGACAACTTCCTCGGCGAGCGGTCTCCCCGCCAGGCCAAGATCCTGGGGGACACCAAGATCGTGGTCAAGGGCAACGACGTGGTGCTCACCGGCACGGACGTCGAGGCCGTCGGGCAGACCGCGGCCAACATCGAGTACGCCACCAAGATCTGGGGCTATGATCCCCGGGTGTTCCAGGATGGCATTTACATCACCGAGAAGGCCAAGAAGGTGAGCTCATGA
- a CDS encoding 30S ribosomal protein S5, whose translation MAEWNPKTRLGKMVLSGEITTMSQALATKLPLREPEIVDILLPEMKDEVIDLNMVQRMTDSGRRVRFAVTSCVGNGDGFVGLGRAKGKEVGPTIRKAIDNAKLNIIEIKRGCGSWECGCGTAHSIPLAVVGKAGSVEVTLKAAPRGIGLAVGDVAKTILGLAGVKDAWGFARGHTKTTVNYALATFDALKKTSEMRVTDEQEKRLKIISGPTRVHVAGAPIEGDADALKEA comes from the coding sequence ATGGCAGAATGGAATCCCAAGACAAGACTGGGCAAGATGGTCCTGAGCGGTGAGATCACCACCATGAGCCAGGCCCTTGCCACCAAGCTCCCCTTGAGGGAGCCCGAGATCGTCGACATCCTGCTGCCCGAGATGAAGGACGAGGTCATCGACCTCAACATGGTACAGAGGATGACCGACTCCGGCCGCAGGGTCCGGTTCGCGGTCACCAGCTGCGTCGGCAACGGCGATGGGTTCGTCGGCTTGGGCCGCGCCAAGGGCAAGGAGGTCGGACCGACCATCCGCAAGGCCATCGACAACGCCAAGCTCAACATCATCGAGATCAAGCGGGGCTGTGGCTCATGGGAATGCGGCTGTGGCACCGCCCACTCGATCCCCCTGGCCGTCGTCGGCAAGGCCGGATCGGTGGAGGTCACCCTCAAGGCCGCCCCCCGTGGCATTGGCCTGGCGGTCGGCGATGTGGCTAAGACCATCCTCGGTCTGGCCGGGGTCAAGGATGCTTGGGGCTTCGCCCGTGGGCACACCAAGACCACCGTCAACTACGCCCTAGCGACCTTTGACGCCCTTAAGAAGACGTCCGAGATGAGGGTCACCGACGAGCAGGAGAAGCGCTTGAAGATCATCAGCGGACCCACCCGGGTCCACGTGGCCGGCGCCCCCATCGAGGGCGACGCCGATGCGCTCAAGGAAGCGTGA